The following DNA comes from Picosynechococcus sp. PCC 7003.
ACTCAAGATTGCCTTTAGTAACAAACCCTTTTTATTTGTAATTGGGATTTATCTCGCCTCTTGGCTGGCGATTCAATTAACGGCTTCGATCTTGCCCTATTTCGTCATTAACTGGATGGGCTTGCCGGATGCAATGTTTCCCAATGTGGCCCTGGCGGTACAGGGGACGGCTCTGGTGCTCCTGTTTGTGGCCAGTGCCCTTAGTCAACGCTTGGGGAAAAAAACGGTGTATTTCGGGGGCGTTTTCCTCTGGATTATTGCCCAAGTGGGGTTGTTTTTCCTGCAACCGGGACAGATTGGTTTAATGTTTGCCTGTGCAATCCTGGCCGGGTGTGGGGTTTCGGTGAGCTATCTGATCCCCTGGTCGATGGTGCCTGATGTGATTGAACTGGATGAACTCACCACTGGGCAACGACGGGAGGGCGTCTTTTATGGGTTTATGGTGCTCCTCCAGAAAATTGGCCTAGCCGTTAGTTTATTTCTGGTGGGTCAAGCCCTGGCCTGGGCTGGTTTTGTTGAATCTGTCCCGGGTCAAGCGCCCCCGGTGCAACCTGATTCGGCTCTCTTGGCGATCCGCTTGGCGATCGCCCCCCTACCGACCATCGCGCTTATCATTGGCTTAGGACTCGCTTACTTTTATCCCATCACCCAGCAATACCACGAAGAAATTCGTCTCAAACTTGCTGAACGGCGCGTCGATCAAGCCTAGTTGCAGTGGCGATCGCCTCAAAAAGTGCATCAGTAAACAGGCGGCACAACTAAGACTGGGCAACACACAAAAACCCCCACAATATTTAAGAGCAATAGCCATGACAACCGCACTTTTTACCGCCCCCCGAACTCTCTTACAAATGATTGCCACTGGTGCAGTATTTGTGTCCGGATTCTCCGCCAATGCCCTTCCTTCTACTGCTTCCCCCTTGACCGTCAGTCCCGCCCAGGATGCGACTGATTTATTCTTTGCAGACTACACCTGGTGCGATGCAAAAATGCTGGGGGAATTTTGGGGAGAAGGCCCCGGTAATGCCAAGGTCAGTGCTGGCAAACTCCTCCAAGACGGTGACTATCAAACCGTTGAAACTAAGTTAACGGCGGCCCGGGACTATTACGGTGGTCAAGGTCTTTGCAACTTTACCGACGAAGGCTTTAGCTATGACGATATGGTGGTCGTCGCCGAGTATTGGGATATCTCTGTCACTGAAGCAAAAACAGCGATCGCCAATAAATTGGAATGGGGCCTACCAGGTGTTGCCCACGATATCGTTGAGATGGCCTACACCGAGCAATCCCACTATGATCCGGCGGCGATTGTTGAAACCATTGCCTTTGAGAATTTGAATCGTGATGGCCACACTTTGGGCTATTTTGTCCAACGGGCCGATGGTCTGTGGGTAGAACTCACCGCTGCCGGGGAAGAGATTTTTTACTTCAATGAAATTGAGCGGGATCCGTTGGTGGTGACTCTATTCGACGCCTCACGCAATATGGAAATTCATTTGGACTATCATTTCAATCAAATTCAATACCGCTATTCTTCTGATCAAGGTGCGCCCAAGCCCCTCTACGCCATGGGTTTCTAATCAACAATCGTCTTGGGAGGTGAGCCATCATCTCCCATATTTTTTTAGATCAATTTAGATCAATTACTGACGCCAACATACGAGGGCCAGGGAGCAAAAATCGTGATCACTTTAGATTGGAAAATTGGGTTCGAAATTGAGTTATTGGCACCAGTAGGGAGCAGTCGTCAGGATCTCGCAGCGGCGATCGCCGCCGCCCAGGGAGGCCAAGTCCATCGCTTTTTTCACCCCCAATCGGAACCCAGCAAAGTACCGGGTAAACCAGTCTTTCACAATTTAACCCTCGGCTTTGAGATTCTTGATCCCCAGCAACGGATGATCGCCCAATGTGTCGATGATCTAACGTTACAAAAAGACCTGAAGCGCCAGGCAAAACCCCAAGCGGGTTGGTATCGTATTGTCAGTGATGATGAACGTCTGCTGCGTTTGATTGCCCGTCAAACCAATGCCAAAACCCCTTTAGAGACAGTGATGGATCCCATCGGCGATTTGTTTGGTACGGTTCCAGAACCGGGGCCGGGAGGGATGCGGCGCGTGAATGATCAAAGTGGTGCATCGGTGGCGATCGCCGCCCCACTCCCCGGAGAGCGAGAGCGCCCCTGTGAACTGATTACCGCCCCCCTAGAAGCAGACCATCATGCCCAACTAGACGCTTTATTGTCCTTGGCGCGGCACCAGAACTTTACGGCCCCCGTTGAAGGCGCGACCCACCTCCATTTTGAGGCGAAACCCCTCCAGTCAGCGCCGGCGATCGCCAATTTAGTGAATCTGTTATGGCGTTATGGGGCCATTCTCAAAACACTCATGGGCACCAACCCCCACTGCCGTCGCCTCGGCCCCTGGCCCGAAACTCTCCTCACCACGGTAAACCAGCCCGAATTTCGGCAACTCCCCTGGCCCGCTGTGCAGCAGCAACTCCATCGCCTCAAGCTGACAAAATATTGTGATTTTAATTTGGTGAACTGCATCAACGCCCTGCCCCACAAAAACACGATTGAAGTGCGGATTCTTCCCGTTTGGCTAGAGACAACACCCATTCTTCGGGCCGCCTCTTTATTTACCGCTGTTTTGCAACTAGCGTCTCAGGGAGAGGCGATCGCCCCAGACCCCCCAGAAAAATTCACCCGCGCCAACGTCCAAGCACTTTTGCAACAACTGCAACTAGATCCAGCGCAAATTGAGCTTTGGTTGGAGCAAGTGCCCCAAGCCAAGTCCCGGAAAAAAGGTTTTCAGTAATTCCAACGATGGAACCCTTGGATTAAGTCATGTTTTCTAAGACGACAAAGGCTGACCGCACTGGGTACAAAAGCGATCGCCTGCCGTGATTGCTTGACCACATTGGGCGCAAAACCGTTTTGGCTGATGATTCGCTGTCGGCGTCGGTTGCGGCTGGGGAGATTGAGACAAATCATTAATCCGCATTTCCATATTGCCCAGGCGCATTTCCATCGGATTCATCTTCATTTCCATGTTGCCCATTTTAAGTGGTGGCAGAGGTTCTAAAGGTGGCATTGGTTCTGGAGATTTTGCCGCCGTTTGCTCTAAAGGCAGCGCTTGGGCACCCTGCAAATTTAGGGGTTGTTCACAGAGGGTGGCCATTTGGCCTTGTACCCTAATTTGCGTTGTTTTCGTGGCAGTAAAGACTGTGATAATCGTGATCCCGCCAGCTTGCATCACCGTGGGCTGCGCCGCCCAGGTCCCCGTTAGGTAACGGTTGGTGCTTTGTTGCTGTTGTCCGGGGCTAGTTTGGCTGAGGGTAATGACCGTATAGGAACCTTGGTTCGCCAAATCAAGCCGTTGCCCAGAACCGAGATAACAAACGTAATTCATGGGGAAACTCCAACAATAATTTGCAAAAATAATGCTCGCGCAGCTTGGCAGATATGCGATGATTAACCTGACAGCAGCTGGCTCTTACTGTCTATGTCCTGACAGCTTAGGATAGGCTAACCCAAAATTTTTTCTGTGAATCCCATCAGATCAAACGAGGTCATCAAAATTGACGTATTGTTTAGGAATCTTAGTTCGCCAGGGTTTTATTCTTGCCGCCGATTCACGCACCAATGCGGGGGTTGATTACGTCTCATCCTATCAAAAGTTATTTGATTTTTCCTGCCCAGGGGAACGGGTACTCATTCTCTGCACTTCGGGAAATTTATCGATTACCCAGGCCATCACCTATCAACTAGAACAGGAGATTCGCAGTGGTACGCCCCACAATCTCCATACGATCCCTAGTCTTTATGATGCTGCCCGCTACATTGGTAAAAAGACTCGCCAACTCCAACAGGAAGATCGACCTTGGTTGGAAAAAGATGGCATTGATTTTCAGTGTAATTTTCTCCTCGCCGGACAAATTGCCGGGGCACCGCCGGAGCTTTTTCTTATCTACAGCCAAGGCAATTGCATCCGAGCAACCCCAGAGACGCCTTATCTACAGATTGGCGAAACGAAGTATGGCAAACCGATCTTGGATCGCACCCTCTCCTATGAGTCTTCTTTAGATGCGATCGCCAAATCAGCCCTCCTCTCCATCGACTCCACTATGCGATCTAACCTTTCCGTGGGCCCGCCCATCGACATGATTTCCTATACGGTCAATAGCCTCAAAATTCAGCACCGTCTGCGGTTAGAAGCCCGTGATCCCTACTTACTCAAAATTCGTCGCTATTGGGAAAGTGCCCTCAAGCAGGCTTCTGAAGCAATGCCAGCGGTGGAATGGAACCGGGACTTAAATCAGAATGGGCAAGAACCTGAAGGCAACGGCACAGATTTTCTCTAGTCTTAGTATTGTTTGTCATGCCCAATCACGAGACAGAAGTTAATTCTTTCGCCTGGGTATGCAAACGAGAGACACGGTTAATATTGCCCTCGATCACGTCACAAAGATCGTCTAGGGGCAGATCATTAACATCAAAGCCAAAGGGATTTTCTAGCTCCCGGGCAACTTCTTCAACGCCCAATAGGAGGAAGCTGACCACTGCCACAATCGGAATCGCCCACCAGGTAATCTCAGGCACCAGGCGGAACGGTAAGCCAAAACAATAAATTAAAATCAAACGTTTCAAATACACGCGATAGGTGATCGGAATTGGTGTGGTTAAAATTCTCTCGCAACCACTCACACTCTCCATCAAACTATTCAGTATGCCGCTGGTCATATTCAGCTGTGCGTCCCCAAAATTTTTTAGCTTGAGTTGTTGATGTAGATAGGTGCGCAACCAAAATTGAATATCAAGGGGACGATTTTTCGAGTCTTTTAGTTCTGTGACCTGCTCAGGCTCAACCAATGCTTCTAGTCTATCGTTTACTTGATCTCCTCGTAGATGTAACTTAGTGGCGATCGCAAAGGCAAGCAGTAGATTTAAGGCCTGTTTTTTTTCCTGGGTTTCTTGCTCGGTTTGGGTTGTGATCCCAATCAAAATTTCCTGGGCAAGATTACGGATATTCACAACAATCCCCCCCCAAGCTTTTCGCCCTTCCCAAAAACGTTCGTAGGATGTATTCGTGCGAAAGACAATGAGCAAACCCAGAATCAGATTGTAAATAACATTTGTGGTCAAGTCTCCTAGTTTCTCAAGATAGATAGGAAAGCCCTGGACGTAAATAAACGTCAATGCCGCAGTCAAAATACAGAAAAAAAGGATGCGCGGCAAAATCATAGGCAAAACAGCCCCCCTCACCTGAAAAATAGTATTCAGCCAATTGGGTTTATCAAGTTTGTCATAGGTAATCATAGGTATCTAAAGCAGTTTTTTGTGTAAGTCAACCCATTAAACGTTGAGTTGAATTTTTAAATGAATTTTCTAGGCATCATCTCCTGCAGGCAACTGATTGGATAAATAATTATTGTATTTATCATGGAGATACTAATGCCCGTAATCCAGATGCTGACATCTTTAATGATACCTTGCTGATCACTGACTGCAATTTCAGCACCGATGCAAAAAGGCTCTCCAATCAGTAGGATGATATCGAAAAAAATTGACGATATCCTGAAGTGCAAAGCCAATTGCAATTCAACCTCCCCTAAGGTTGCCACAATACCTCCTAAACTCAAACCAGGAAAAGCGATTACGCAGGCAAATAGAATACCTAAAACCCCTGTCCCCACATAAACGCCTTTTTTAGCCAAAATTTATAGTGAATGATTTCTGATCGTTTTATTCGTTATTTCTTTTGTTGTCTTCTAGAAAATTCCCAAAAAATATTTCGTCAAAAATAGAGTGATAATTCCAGTCAATAAATCAGTAATATGTTGAATACTAATGCTTAAAATATCTTTTAGGCTATTAATAAATGCTTCTATAATTAGATTTATAAAATGCGAAGCTTTAGTTCGGCATAAAATCAGCATAGCCAGAAGAATGATGGAATAAGAATTTTGAAATTGGCAGCAATGTCATCGGTAATCAGAGGCAATAAAAGATATTCTACTCAAGTTAACTGAACTGCTTTTATGGTGAAAATTTGCTGTAAAACTATCAAGTTAACGGGGTTTGCCATCCGGAAATCATTAGCTAACTCCATCCTCTGGCTTGATTGATGACAGGCCCCAGGGAATTATTGCGATTGAGATTGAGATTGTGTTTGAGAAGAAAGCTCATCATAAACCAGACGAATATCACAGACTAAGCGCGTCTGGGGTCTCCCCAAAGAACTTTGAATATCCCCCGAAACCGGAGCCGCCCAGGGAGGATCTCCCGTTGCTGCGACGACGATGTGACCATCTGTAACCGCCAAACCGAGAGTTGGATCAAAACCACGCCAACCACCTCCCGGCATATACACTTCTCCCCAGGCATGGAGTTCGTGTTGGGTTGTGGTTTTATCGCCCCGTTGGTAACCACTCACAAACCGCGCCGCTAGGCCGACGACTCGACAGGCCTCAACCCACAGTAAGGCAAAGTCGCGACAAGTCCCTGTCCGCTGGCTAAGGGTGATCCCAGGAAGTTGAGGCGCTCCCTCAAGGCGATGGATATAGCGACAATCTTCATAGATACGCTGGGTCAGTTGGCTGACAAAGAGGCCGGCATTTCCTTCTACTTGGTGCAAGAGATCCTGGGCCAATTCCACAACACGGGGATGGGGGGTTGTGAGCTGTCGGTAGGGGTAAAGTCTGAGGGCGAGGGAACTGGGGTAGTCCCAGGGACAGGCGATCGCCCAGGGAGCCATCAGATAATCAAAAGGATTCTGACAGACGACTTCCACCTCTGCCGTTGTGACCAACTTTAGGGACTGCACAGGTTTGGGGTCAAACCAAAAGCGATCAGCCACATTGCCGTCTGGGTCAAGAAGGCGGGTATGCTGCCGAGGCAAAGGGTCAACGTCGATGTGAAACTGCCGGAGCCGTTGGTAACCATCGGTGCGTGGACACAATTTGACGCAATGACTGCCCAGTTCTACGGGATGACTATAGGTGTAAAGGGTCGAATGGGTAATCTGATAGCGCACAACACAGGCCTAAAAAAGTAAACAGTTAATTCAAATAATTCAAAACTCATTCAAACTAAACCGCTAGGGGCACGGCGATGAAATCCTCATAAATATCTTGACCAACGCGATTCAACTTACTTTGGAGATCGTCGAGAAATTCATGGAGGCCCTGGTCAAAAATTTCATCCATCGTAATGTAGTCCAACGCAGAACAAAGGCGACCAAGGGAACGCTCACTGGGGCAACTCCAGCTGCCAATGGGAGTCCCAGAAATGCAGTGGAGAGATTTTTGGGCTTCGAGCAACGAAAAACAAATAGACCGGGGAAACTGCGCGTCCAAGATCAAAAAGGCAGCCACATTCTCTGGGGTAATTCGATGTTGGCGTTTGCGGTACATTTCGTAGGCACTGGCTGATTTGAGTAGAGCAATCCACTGCAAATTATCCAAAGGACTCCCCACATCTTGTAAAGAAGGCAAAAGGATAAAGTACTTCACATCAAGAATCCGCGCTGTTTTATCTGCCCGCTCCAGGAGACGTCCCAACTGACCAAAGTGCCAACCCTCGTTGTGGGACATCGTCGCTTCCATAATGCCTGCGAACAGATGACTCCCCATGCGAATGGCCGGATAAAATTGATAACGTTCCTCCAAGGTCATGGGCCGACTTGCTGCCTGTTGTACCGTGTGATAAAGCTCGTTGAGCTGTTCCCACATCTCAGAAGAAATATTGGCCCGGACGGCATGGGCATTTTCCCGGGCCCGTTTGAGGCAAGATACAATTGAACTGGGGTAGTTTTGATCGAAGGTTAAAAATTGCAGGACATTTTCGCTAGTAGCTTCACCGTAGGATTCACGGAATAACGCAGAATCGCCGGTGGTGGTGATCAGGGCTTGCCAATAGTTGGTGGTAGTTGTCGTATCCAGCAGGAGGGTTAAATTGACCTCCACAAAGCGGGCGACATTTTCGGCCCGTTCAACGTAGCGATTGAGCCAATAAATAGAATCAGCAACACGACTCAACATGGTGGATCTTTGCTCCTCAAATTTGTTTCAAAAGTGGTTTTAGCAAGGGGGCTTCTTTTTCGCAGTCTGCTTAGGTGGCTTTGGTATTAATTACCCAGGTATCTTTGCTGCCGCCCCCTTGGGATGAGTTAACGACGAGAGAACCTTTTTTGAGGGCGACACGGGTCAGGCCACCGGGATTAACATAGGTGCGATCGCCACCGTTGAGGATGAAAGGCCGCAGATCCACATGGCAGCCGACGAAGTCACCATCGATCAGGGTCGGTACCCGCGATAAACATAATGTGGGTTGGGCGATATATTTTCTGGGGTTGGCTTGGATATAGGCTTTAAATTGCTCCCGTTCGCTGGGGCTGGCGTGGGGGCCAACCAACATTCCATAGCCCCCGGAGGCGTCTGTGGCCTTCACAACAAGCTCGTCTAAATGGTTCAACACATGGGATTGTTGCTGGGAATCTTCACAAAAGTAGGTTTCGACATTAGGCAAAATTTGGTCTTCACCGAGGTAGTAGCGGATCATCTGGGGGACATAGCCGTAAACCATTTTGTCGTCGGCGATCCCTGTCCCTGGCGCGTTGGCGATCGCCACCCGTCCTTGGCGGTAGACGTCCATCAGACCCGGCACCCCAAGCACCGAATCTGACCGGAAAACAAACGGATCTAAAAAGTCATCGTCAATGCGTCGATAAATCACATCAATCCGTTGTAAGCCCTTGGTGGTACGCATTTGTAAATATCCATCCACCACGACCAAATCTCGCCCTTCGACCAACTCACACCCCATTTGCTGGGCGAGGTAAGAATGTTCAAAATAGGCAGAGTTGTAAATGCCCGGTGTCAGCACCACGACGCAGGGATCGGCAATGTGATCAGGGGCCAAATTCATCAACAGATTTAGCAACTGCCCCGGATAGTCATCGACGGGTTGGATTTTCAGGGTATTAAAAAAGCTCGGAAAAAGACTTTTCATCACCCGACGATTTTCAAGAACGTAGGAGACCCCCGACGGACAACGGAGATTATCTTCGAGGACGTACCATTGCCCTTGGCGATCGCGCACCAAATCAGTGCCTGTAATGTGACACCATTTTCCCTTGGGTGGCTTCAGTCCCATGCAGGGTTTTAAGAAGCCCGACGCCGATTCCACCACATGGCGCGGAATGACTTGATCCTTGATAATGCGCTGCTCATTGTAAATATCATCTAGGAAATGATTTAAGGCTTCAATGCGCTGTTGTAAGCCTTTTTCGAGCCAATCCCACTCCGTTTGCGAAATGATGCGGGGAATCACATCAAACGGAAAAATCCGCTCTGTCCCCTGGTTATCGCTGTAAACATTAAAGGTCACACCCAACTTAAACAGCATATTTTGCGCCGATTTCTGTTGTTGCTCCAGGGTACTGAGCGGAAACTTGCCAATATGCTGAATCAATGCCGCTGCGGCTGGTCGTGGTATCCCCTGCTCCGCAAAAAGCTCATCAAAAAAATCTCCGGGGTTGTAACCTTCTAGACTATTTACCATGCCATTACACTCGAACCTGCTGTGAAGTTGGGCCAAAGATCAAGCCACAGAAAAGGCGATCGCCGAACAGACCACTGCCTTCTGTGCCTAAATCGTCCCAGCTAGCTAGATGTATCAAGCATTGAGCGACCGAAGCTGTAACAAGTCATACAGCTACCAAAGACTTCACAAAAATCAAGCTTCCCCAAAGACACTATTTTCGCTACCTCAAAATCCCATGGGGTCTGCTCCGGAGCCAAAAATTTGACCCCTCAAACCAAAAAAAGCCGAGGCCAAACCTCGACTTTCTAGTGTTTATTTTTTGCGATCGCCCGACGATTGACCAGAGACAACGCAGACCTTGATTGAGATTCTGGGTTGTTTGACTACGACCGATTTTCGATCAGCCACCCATGGTTGCTTGGGCAAGGCCGATAAAAAGTGGTATGCCGATGGCGATCGCCACAGGGGTACCGATGGCCGTAGACGAACCGATATAAGCAGAAGGATTCGCAGACGGAATCCCCGCGCGTAGAGTCGGCGGCCCAGAGATGTCGGAACTAGAAGCCGCAATAATTGCTAAAAGGGCAACACCACCAGGACTGAATCCAGTAGCATAGTGGGCGATCATGCCGAGACCGAAGGCAATAAACCCATGCAGTAGCGGCGCAAAAAACGCATAGACAGCGTACCATTGAGCAACTTTGCGGAGCTCCCCAAGCCTAGACCAAGCTTCCATCCCCATCACCAACATCAAAATCGAAAGGAAACCACGGAAGAGAGGCTCATAGAAGCTTTCAAACACACTCTCCGGCCGAGTTAATAAACCGAGCGCAAGACCGAGCAACAATGCGGATAGAGCAGAACCCTGGAGACTTTCTTGAACAATGGGCCAAATTTCAACCCGATTCGTGGCCTTACCACGCTTTTGCCCCAGATATTCCTGCCTCGTGGTGGGATAAACGGACTCACCAGCATATTCACCAGCGGCAACAGGTTGTTTGCTTAAATCAGCCGCTTCAACCTCGCGCTGCTTGCTCTTGTAAAGACTGGCCACAACAATCGCTGTCACCAGGGCGGGAATATCCATAAAAGGATAAAGTGCCGCTGCCCAAGGTTCGTAGAAAACACCTTGCCCTTCCATAACTGTGATCCCAGCCGCAAGGGTTGAACCACTTACCGCCCCAAACAAGCCGGCCGTCGCCACCGCATCTACAGTTCTAATGCCCGGTAGCTTCGCTAAGGTAAAACGCCCAATGAAAACAATCAGGATTCCCGTGAGCACGGCGAATAATGCGGGCAAGAGCATCTCCGTGATGTTGGCATTACGAATTGCAATACCGCCACTCAAACCAACTTTGATCAGCAGCATGAAGACGATGAACTTATATACCGCATCGGGAATTGTCAGTCGGCTACCGAAAGCAGCAATGACGATACCGCCAATTAAAA
Coding sequences within:
- a CDS encoding amidoligase family protein → MITLDWKIGFEIELLAPVGSSRQDLAAAIAAAQGGQVHRFFHPQSEPSKVPGKPVFHNLTLGFEILDPQQRMIAQCVDDLTLQKDLKRQAKPQAGWYRIVSDDERLLRLIARQTNAKTPLETVMDPIGDLFGTVPEPGPGGMRRVNDQSGASVAIAAPLPGERERPCELITAPLEADHHAQLDALLSLARHQNFTAPVEGATHLHFEAKPLQSAPAIANLVNLLWRYGAILKTLMGTNPHCRRLGPWPETLLTTVNQPEFRQLPWPAVQQQLHRLKLTKYCDFNLVNCINALPHKNTIEVRILPVWLETTPILRAASLFTAVLQLASQGEAIAPDPPEKFTRANVQALLQQLQLDPAQIELWLEQVPQAKSRKKGFQ
- a CDS encoding zinc-ribbon domain-containing protein gives rise to the protein MNYVCYLGSGQRLDLANQGSYTVITLSQTSPGQQQQSTNRYLTGTWAAQPTVMQAGGITIITVFTATKTTQIRVQGQMATLCEQPLNLQGAQALPLEQTAAKSPEPMPPLEPLPPLKMGNMEMKMNPMEMRLGNMEMRINDLSQSPQPQPTPTANHQPKRFCAQCGQAITAGDRFCTQCGQPLSS
- a CDS encoding proteasome-type protease, which codes for MTYCLGILVRQGFILAADSRTNAGVDYVSSYQKLFDFSCPGERVLILCTSGNLSITQAITYQLEQEIRSGTPHNLHTIPSLYDAARYIGKKTRQLQQEDRPWLEKDGIDFQCNFLLAGQIAGAPPELFLIYSQGNCIRATPETPYLQIGETKYGKPILDRTLSYESSLDAIAKSALLSIDSTMRSNLSVGPPIDMISYTVNSLKIQHRLRLEARDPYLLKIRRYWESALKQASEAMPAVEWNRDLNQNGQEPEGNGTDFL
- a CDS encoding bestrophin family protein; the encoded protein is MITYDKLDKPNWLNTIFQVRGAVLPMILPRILFFCILTAALTFIYVQGFPIYLEKLGDLTTNVIYNLILGLLIVFRTNTSYERFWEGRKAWGGIVVNIRNLAQEILIGITTQTEQETQEKKQALNLLLAFAIATKLHLRGDQVNDRLEALVEPEQVTELKDSKNRPLDIQFWLRTYLHQQLKLKNFGDAQLNMTSGILNSLMESVSGCERILTTPIPITYRVYLKRLILIYCFGLPFRLVPEITWWAIPIVAVVSFLLLGVEEVARELENPFGFDVNDLPLDDLCDVIEGNINRVSRLHTQAKELTSVS
- a CDS encoding transglutaminase family protein codes for the protein MRYQITHSTLYTYSHPVELGSHCVKLCPRTDGYQRLRQFHIDVDPLPRQHTRLLDPDGNVADRFWFDPKPVQSLKLVTTAEVEVVCQNPFDYLMAPWAIACPWDYPSSLALRLYPYRQLTTPHPRVVELAQDLLHQVEGNAGLFVSQLTQRIYEDCRYIHRLEGAPQLPGITLSQRTGTCRDFALLWVEACRVVGLAARFVSGYQRGDKTTTQHELHAWGEVYMPGGGWRGFDPTLGLAVTDGHIVVAATGDPPWAAPVSGDIQSSLGRPQTRLVCDIRLVYDELSSQTQSQSQSQ
- a CDS encoding alpha-E domain-containing protein, producing the protein MLSRVADSIYWLNRYVERAENVARFVEVNLTLLLDTTTTTNYWQALITTTGDSALFRESYGEATSENVLQFLTFDQNYPSSIVSCLKRARENAHAVRANISSEMWEQLNELYHTVQQAASRPMTLEERYQFYPAIRMGSHLFAGIMEATMSHNEGWHFGQLGRLLERADKTARILDVKYFILLPSLQDVGSPLDNLQWIALLKSASAYEMYRKRQHRITPENVAAFLILDAQFPRSICFSLLEAQKSLHCISGTPIGSWSCPSERSLGRLCSALDYITMDEIFDQGLHEFLDDLQSKLNRVGQDIYEDFIAVPLAV
- a CDS encoding circularly permuted type 2 ATP-grasp protein, translated to MVNSLEGYNPGDFFDELFAEQGIPRPAAAALIQHIGKFPLSTLEQQQKSAQNMLFKLGVTFNVYSDNQGTERIFPFDVIPRIISQTEWDWLEKGLQQRIEALNHFLDDIYNEQRIIKDQVIPRHVVESASGFLKPCMGLKPPKGKWCHITGTDLVRDRQGQWYVLEDNLRCPSGVSYVLENRRVMKSLFPSFFNTLKIQPVDDYPGQLLNLLMNLAPDHIADPCVVVLTPGIYNSAYFEHSYLAQQMGCELVEGRDLVVVDGYLQMRTTKGLQRIDVIYRRIDDDFLDPFVFRSDSVLGVPGLMDVYRQGRVAIANAPGTGIADDKMVYGYVPQMIRYYLGEDQILPNVETYFCEDSQQQSHVLNHLDELVVKATDASGGYGMLVGPHASPSEREQFKAYIQANPRKYIAQPTLCLSRVPTLIDGDFVGCHVDLRPFILNGGDRTYVNPGGLTRVALKKGSLVVNSSQGGGSKDTWVINTKAT
- a CDS encoding sodium-dependent bicarbonate transport family permease; amino-acid sequence: MDFLSDFLTKFGSQLQSPTLGFLIGGIVIAAFGSRLTIPDAVYKFIVFMLLIKVGLSGGIAIRNANITEMLLPALFAVLTGILIVFIGRFTLAKLPGIRTVDAVATAGLFGAVSGSTLAAGITVMEGQGVFYEPWAAALYPFMDIPALVTAIVVASLYKSKQREVEAADLSKQPVAAGEYAGESVYPTTRQEYLGQKRGKATNRVEIWPIVQESLQGSALSALLLGLALGLLTRPESVFESFYEPLFRGFLSILMLVMGMEAWSRLGELRKVAQWYAVYAFFAPLLHGFIAFGLGMIAHYATGFSPGGVALLAIIAASSSDISGPPTLRAGIPSANPSAYIGSSTAIGTPVAIAIGIPLFIGLAQATMGG